One window of the Zea mays cultivar B73 chromosome 3, Zm-B73-REFERENCE-NAM-5.0, whole genome shotgun sequence genome contains the following:
- the LOC100286181 gene encoding zinc finger homeodomain protein 1 — MGPQQDGRSSTANGGTAARRKEAAAKQVVRYRECQRNHAASVGGHAVDGCREFMASSADGTAVALTCAACGCHRSFHRREVATATETAADCRDRASTTSG, encoded by the coding sequence ATGGGGCCTCAGCAAGACGGGCGGTCGTCCACGGCGAACGGCGGCACGGCGGCGAGGCGCAAGGAGGCCGCCGCGAAGCAGGTGGTGCGGTACCGCGAGTGCCAGCGCAACCACGCGGCGTCCGTCGGCGGGCACGCCGTGGACGGGTGCCGCGAGTTCATGGCGTCCAGCGCGGACGGCACGGCGGTGGCGCTCACGTGCGCCGCCTGCGGGTGCCACCGCAGCTTCCACAGGCGCgaggtggcgacggcgacggagaCGGCCGCCGACTGCCGCGACCGCGCCTCCACCACCTCCGGGTGA